The uncultured Methanoregula sp. genomic sequence AAAAAGCCACAAGATGATGGCTCCGCGGTACCAGGAGATCAGTGCTGAAAAGATCCCTGTCGTTGCCGTGAAGGAGAATGTTTCAGTCCGGGTAATCTGCGGAACCATTGCCGGTATCTCCGGGCCGGTGCGGAATATTGTCGCAGACCCGGAATATCTTGATATATCCCTTGGACCCGGCGTGGAGTTTACTTATCCGGTAAGGCCCGGCTACATGGCTGCAGCGTACGTAACCGGAGGCAGCGGGAAATTTGACGCCGCAGGTACTGATGAACTGGAGAACCGGACTATTGCCCTGTTCGAAAGCAGGGGTACATCGGTCATGATCACGGCAGGGAGACGGGGCGTAAAGTTCCTATACTTTTCCGGTAAGCCGATCCGCGAACCGGTTGCATGGGGAGGTCCTATCGTGATGAACACCGAGGCTGAGCTGCAGCAGGCATTCGATGAGTACCAGAACGGGACGTTCATCCGGAAGAATGGTGAAGTATCATGAAATGTTACATCTGTGCAAAGGAAGGAAACGAGAGTGACGCTGTCGCAGTCTGTATTGCCTGCGGTATGGGAACCTGCATGAAGCACACGTTCCGCAAGAATATCGATATCTGGAAGGGCGACTACCCGCTCCCTTCAAGGAAACTGCCAAACAAGATGCCGCGGATGCTCTGTCCTGACTGCAATGCCGCGTTCGGGGATGATAAGTGATGGCATCGCTTACCAGTCGCAGTATTGCAGAAGGCGTGGGAACCCTGCTCCTTGTGTATTTCGGTGCCGGGGCTGCGGCAATCACGCTGATGCTCGCAAACGGGACAAAACCGGCAACTGCGTTCAACATCGGTATCGGCATGCTTGGCGGGCTTGCTGACTGGTTTGCCATCGGGATCACGTTTGGTATCGTGATTGCCGGAGTGATCTACGCTCTTGGTCGGGTCTCCGGGGCACATCTCAACCCTGCAGTGACCATCGCGCTCTGCGTAACGAAACGCTTTCCGTCCGGTGAAGCCGTGGCGTACATAATCGCCCAGTGTATCGGCGCAGCGTTCGGGAGCCTGCTCTTCTTCCTCACCGTGGGGATGGATGCCGTCATGATCGGCGGGTTAGGGGCAACAGCACCGTTCCCCGGCATCGGGTACGGGCAGGCAATCCTTGTCGAAGCGATCGCAACGTTTGTCCTGATGCTGGTTATCATGGGCGTTGCTGTTGACAAGCGTGCCCCGGCAGGTTTTGCAGGGCTCATCATCGGCCTGACCGTTGCCGCAATGATCACCGCGACCGGGAACATTGCCGGTGCATCGCTCAACCCGGCCCGGACATTCGGGCCTTATGTCATGGATTTCCTGCTTGGGGGTTCGAATCTATGGGCATTCTTCCCCATCTATATCATCGGCCCCGTGATCGGCGCCATTGTTGCAGCAGTCTTCTATGACCGGATCAATGCAGAGTAATCGATTTCCCTATTTTTCTCATACCCTGTAAGTCTCCTGTATTTCTACAGGCACGGGTTTTTCATCGATGGGTGTAATACGGGTACTGAAAATGAAAAGACGCATAACTTCTGATGAAAATGAGCCTGGCGATTTCACGTTCCTCGTGCAGGCAGCCCGTTCTCTCGGCGCTGCAGATGTGAAGGTGATCCCGGCATCGGATATCGTTGTCGAGAACCGCGTTCCGCTCAAATGCCGGGCCGGCTGCATAGGGTACGGAAAGAAACTGACCTGCCCGCCCTATGTTCCGACTCCGGACGAGTTCCGGAAAATTCTCTCAGAGTACCGGCACGCTCTTCTCGTGAAGTTCATCTCCCCGGCGAATGCAGACCCGGATGTGATCTGCTCGATCTACCGGTACTGGCTCGACCCGGATGCCCCGGCAGACAAAAAGGAGAGTGCAACGCAGTTCTGGAAAGACCATTTCAACGGAACCGGTGCGTTCGCGCCAATGATGCTCGAGCTCGAACGGGTCGCGTTCAATGCCGGCAACCCATTTGCCCTCGCGTTCATCAACGGCTCGTGCCGGCTCTGCGAGACATGCAATGTCAAGGCGGGCATCTGCATTCACCCGACACAGGCCAGGATCCCCGAGCATGCTGTTGGCGTCAATATGGTGAAGACTGCCAAAAAAGCGGGAATGGCGATCCGGTTCCCCGTGCAGGGGCACCCGGAACTGATGGCACTCCTGCTGATTGATTAAAGGTGGATACTACTATGGAATACCAGCTAAAACCGGCCGACCGGGTGGAAGTGACCATCCTTGTCGACAACTATATCGATTTTTTTATAGCGGCGTCGACTCCCGTTGAACGCCGCCTTCCGTTTGATCCAGACCGTCGGATCTTTGCCGAGCATGGCCTGTCATGTCTGGTCCGGGTTTTTTCCGGTAAGAAAGAACACAAAGTCCTGCTCGATTGCGGGCTCTCGGAGCAGTGCCTTGCCTGGAATGCCCGGCAGATGGGAATCTCTCTTGCCGATATTGAGGCAGTTGTCCTGAGTCACGGACACTTCGATCATTTCGGCGGGCTCCATGGCGTTTTATCCGGGGCAGGGCGGCAGGTCCCGCTCATCGCCCATCCCGATGCTTTCCTCATGCGAAGGTTGAATAACCCGGCCAGAGGTCCCGTCGATCTCCCGCTGCTTGACCCGGTTACGCTGAAGAAAGCCGGGGCGGATATCCTGATGCGCAGCGGGCCTTCGACTCTTGCCTCCGGCCATCTGCTCGTAACGGGAGAAGTGGAGCGGAAGACTGCGTTCGAGAAAGGAATGCCCGGGATGGAGGCATACATGGAGGCACGCTGGCAGCCCGATCCTATCCGGGACGACCAGGCGCTCGTCATCAACGTAAAGGACAAGGGGCTTGTCGTGCTGAGCGGGTGCGCCCATGCCGGTATCATCAATTCCGTGGAATACGCGAGGAAGATCACCGCGGTTGACCATGTTCACGCAGTCCTTGGCGGGTTCCATCTCACGGGACCGGCTTCTGCGCAGGTTATTCCGCCGACCATTGGCGCCATGAAACGAATCAACCCGGACTATGTTGTGCCGATGCACTGCACCGGGTGGGACGCGATAAACCGGTTTGCAGATGCAATGCCGGGAAAATTTATTCTCAACACGGTCGGGACAACATTCGTATTCTGATGCCGTTGTAACAGCAGGACCGATACGGTTATCAGAAACCCCTGCTTCTTTCCTTTAAGGAGGAGACGAACGGATGATACGCGGGGGAAAACGTGTAATCGTGCCGGCAGGGTTATTGGTCATTATTATGATCCTGGCCGGTCTGGTCCTTTGCGCCGGATGCAACCAGAAAAGTCAGGACGCCTGGATTGTGAAGACCGATGCCGGTCCGGTTCTTGGTGCAACGGAGAACGGTATTGCGGTATTTCGAGGCATTCCCTACGCGGCCCCGCCAACAGGGGATCTCCGGTGGAAACCCCCGGCAACCGTGCAGCCATGGAGCAGCGTCCGGAATGCAACAGTATACGGTGCAATCTGCCCCCAGGTTATTTCTGATGATCCAACGCCGGGTGCAGCGCCCCCCGCCATGAGGGAGGACTGCCTTTTCCTCAATGTCTGGACGCCGGCAAAGAGCCCGGATGAAAAACTGCCTGTCATGGTCTTCATCCACGGGGGGGCATTCATGGAAGGGGCCGGCTCCCTCCCGCTTTATGACGGGAGTGCGCTCGCTAAGAAAGGAGTCATTGTTGTCACGCTCAACTACCGGCTTGGGGTGCTCGGGTTCCTCTCCCACCCGGATCTTGCAAATGAATCTGCCACCAATACATCGGGAAATTATGGTCTGGAGGACCAGCAGGCTGCACTTCAGTGGGTGCAGAAAAACATCGGAGCGTTTGGCGGCAACCCTTCCAGGGTAACCGTGTTCGGGGAATCGGCCGGGGCAACAAGCATCCTCGCGCAGCTCTCGAGCCCGCAGGCCAAAGGACTCTTCCGGCAGGCCATTATCGAGAGCGGCCCGCTCTGGACGAACGGATCAACGCTGGATATCATCAGCACGCGAAATGAATCCGAACAGAATGGCGAAGAATATGCACGGAGCCTCGGTTATACCGGCCCGGGTGCCATCCGACAGATGCGTATCGTTGATGCCATGACGCTTGTTAATGCAACCCCGCACCCTGCATCGCCATTCTGGCTTACGCACACCATGAAGTTCAAGCCATCAGTTGATGGAGGGATCCTTCCCGCTCAACCTGAAGACCAGTTCAACCGGGGACAGCAGAACCGGGTCCCGCTCATCATCGGGACCAATGCGGACGAAGGAACAATGCTTGCCGCACAGACCGGCATGAATGTCTCCGGCTATGAACGGTACATTCATAAACGCTTCGGCAGCTATGCTGATAAGGTTCTTACTGAATACCCGGCAAAAACTCCTGATGACGTCCAGTACCAGATGGAACGGATCATGACGGACTTTGACTTTACCGAAGCAGCGAAGTTTGTTGCCGGGTCCAATGCCAACCTTAACGAGAGTACATACCTGTACCGGTTTACGTACGGGATGCCTGGCCAGCCGTTTGGGGCATTCCACGGCAGCGAGCTCTATTTCGTCTTCCGGCCGGCTTCCATGAACCCGGATCCCGTGAG encodes the following:
- a CDS encoding MBL fold metallo-hydrolase; amino-acid sequence: MEYQLKPADRVEVTILVDNYIDFFIAASTPVERRLPFDPDRRIFAEHGLSCLVRVFSGKKEHKVLLDCGLSEQCLAWNARQMGISLADIEAVVLSHGHFDHFGGLHGVLSGAGRQVPLIAHPDAFLMRRLNNPARGPVDLPLLDPVTLKKAGADILMRSGPSTLASGHLLVTGEVERKTAFEKGMPGMEAYMEARWQPDPIRDDQALVINVKDKGLVVLSGCAHAGIINSVEYARKITAVDHVHAVLGGFHLTGPASAQVIPPTIGAMKRINPDYVVPMHCTGWDAINRFADAMPGKFILNTVGTTFVF
- a CDS encoding carboxylesterase/lipase family protein → MIRGGKRVIVPAGLLVIIMILAGLVLCAGCNQKSQDAWIVKTDAGPVLGATENGIAVFRGIPYAAPPTGDLRWKPPATVQPWSSVRNATVYGAICPQVISDDPTPGAAPPAMREDCLFLNVWTPAKSPDEKLPVMVFIHGGAFMEGAGSLPLYDGSALAKKGVIVVTLNYRLGVLGFLSHPDLANESATNTSGNYGLEDQQAALQWVQKNIGAFGGNPSRVTVFGESAGATSILAQLSSPQAKGLFRQAIIESGPLWTNGSTLDIISTRNESEQNGEEYARSLGYTGPGAIRQMRIVDAMTLVNATPHPASPFWLTHTMKFKPSVDGGILPAQPEDQFNRGQQNRVPLIIGTNADEGTMLAAQTGMNVSGYERYIHKRFGSYADKVLTEYPAKTPDDVQYQMERIMTDFDFTEAAKFVAGSNANLNESTYLYRFTYGMPGQPFGAFHGSELYFVFRPASMNPDPVSGKVSDMMMEYWTRFAKTGSPNDGMNVTWPQYSRENPTYLEIGKNPRVRSGY
- a CDS encoding MIP/aquaporin family protein, translating into MASLTSRSIAEGVGTLLLVYFGAGAAAITLMLANGTKPATAFNIGIGMLGGLADWFAIGITFGIVIAGVIYALGRVSGAHLNPAVTIALCVTKRFPSGEAVAYIIAQCIGAAFGSLLFFLTVGMDAVMIGGLGATAPFPGIGYGQAILVEAIATFVLMLVIMGVAVDKRAPAGFAGLIIGLTVAAMITATGNIAGASLNPARTFGPYVMDFLLGGSNLWAFFPIYIIGPVIGAIVAAVFYDRINAE
- a CDS encoding pirin family protein, translating into MSQSRAVAQTFSALETLEGAGVRLRRVFGYSQVPLFDPFLMLDDFRAERPGDYINGFPWHPHRGIETVTYMLEGRVEHGDSMGHKGDVNAGGIQWMTAGSGIIHQEMPKPVNGRMGGFQLWVNLPKSHKMMAPRYQEISAEKIPVVAVKENVSVRVICGTIAGISGPVRNIVADPEYLDISLGPGVEFTYPVRPGYMAAAYVTGGSGKFDAAGTDELENRTIALFESRGTSVMITAGRRGVKFLYFSGKPIREPVAWGGPIVMNTEAELQQAFDEYQNGTFIRKNGEVS
- a CDS encoding DUF2284 domain-containing protein: MKRRITSDENEPGDFTFLVQAARSLGAADVKVIPASDIVVENRVPLKCRAGCIGYGKKLTCPPYVPTPDEFRKILSEYRHALLVKFISPANADPDVICSIYRYWLDPDAPADKKESATQFWKDHFNGTGAFAPMMLELERVAFNAGNPFALAFINGSCRLCETCNVKAGICIHPTQARIPEHAVGVNMVKTAKKAGMAIRFPVQGHPELMALLLID
- a CDS encoding DUF2180 family protein, giving the protein MKCYICAKEGNESDAVAVCIACGMGTCMKHTFRKNIDIWKGDYPLPSRKLPNKMPRMLCPDCNAAFGDDK